One genomic region from Epinephelus fuscoguttatus linkage group LG6, E.fuscoguttatus.final_Chr_v1 encodes:
- the dok2 gene encoding docking protein 2 isoform X1, with amino-acid sequence MEEDIRKKGMLYLQQQRFGKKWKRVWCVLYRESSCSISRLEFFECKDGGSVEKSDKSLRKQQEHKKVIRLADCIRVSEVEMDGCPRDTGPFLIETTEKIYVFAADRLQLDDWTHKLCEIAFPMKWTEHGVKRGSLQRGHRVEEEEGMEDNSLYSGRETVVRDFRVCVRRTEASDRCRLKGDGFLRADVDALFLMDKSGDVVYSWPYRYLRRFGRDKSTFSFEAGRRCDSGEGSFEFDTKQGNFLFQAVEAAINLQRISLPQRQTSGGGQLSPETPQDMSLPPLPLNPPLAQSRTPPLPQPRSHVPHPPAAQAADGVYSMVTETPNNQMIHHKDKESSSSSQQQQRPQMSRLEPPVDKVLTGVKSLTLDTRGVPIPRKNQVKMISSCPLPHAGPEPGPHSALGPGSKLDQMYSQITLPAAAERGTKRDNRSGGTPPVVHPEPEYSLPFDTIAVNTMADILKSHHAHRPESGADPLYDSIDEMKIRNIFTSDATATAATGPTYGKIEHIYDEPEGCAIPTATEKPPTSLYDDPEEMRGDAWRIMGTPADPKGHEYPYNPRVDDYAVPKRAKRAIPVAQSTDEEEEEGREEPQGEEEEEEQREEQQDSPYNNVMVKMV; translated from the exons ATGGAGGAGGACATCAGGAAGAAGGGGATGCtgtacctgcagcagcagaggtttGGAAAG aagtgGAAGCGTGTGTGGTGCGTCCTGTACAGAGAGAGTTCCTGTTCGATTTCCAGACTGGAGTTCTTTGAGTGTAAAGATGGAGGCAGTGTGGAGAAGAGCGACAAGAGTCTACGCAAACAGCAGGAGCACAAGAAG GTGATCCGTCTGGCGGACTGTATCCGGGTGTCTGAGGTGGAGATGGACGGATGTCCCAGAGACACGGGACCCTTCCTGATCGAGACCACAGAGAAAATCTACGTGTTCGCCGCAGACCGACTGCAACTGGACGACTGGACACACAAACTGTGTGAGATCGCCTTCCCT atgaagtGGACAGAGCACGGGGTGAAGAGAGGCAGCCTgcagagaggacacagagtggaggaagaggaggggatggAGGACAACTCACTGTACAGCGGCAGAGAGACAg tagtGCGTGACTTCAGAGTGTGTGTTCGGAGGACGGAGGCGTCCGATCGCTGCAGGCTGAAGGGAGACGGGTTCCTGCGAGCAGATGTGGACGCTCTCTTCCTGATGGACAAGAGCGGTGACGTGGTGTACTCCTGGCCGTACAGATACCTGCGCCGCTTTGGACGAGACAag TCCACCTTCTCCTTTGAGGCTGGCCGGCGGTGCGACTCCGGCGAGGGCAGCTTTGAGTTCGACACCAAGCAGGGGAACTTCCTGTTTCAGGCGGTGGAGGCCGCCATCAACCTGCAGAGGATCTCCCTGCCCCAGAGGCAGACGTCCGGGGGGGGCCAGCTGAGTCCAGAGACCCCCCAGGACATGAGCCTGCCCCCCCTGCCCCTCAACCCGCCCCTGGCCCAGAGCAGGACGCCACCGCTGCCTCAGCCACGCAGCCATGTCCCACATCCCCCTGCTGCTCAG GCAGCCGACGGCGTGTACAGCATGGTGACTGAAACTCCAAACAACCAGATGATTCatcacaaagacaaagagagctcctcttcctcacagcagcagcagcgcccCCAGATG TCTCGTCTGGAGCCTCCGGTCGACAAAGTGCTGACGGGTGTGAAGAGTTTGACCTTGGACACTCGTGGCGTCCCCATCCCGCGTAAGAACCAGGTCAAGATGATCTCCAGCTGTCCTCTGCCTCACGCCGGCCCCGAGCCCGGCCCCCACTCAGCCCTGGGCCCCGGCTCCAAACTGGACCAGATGTACTCCCAGATCACCCTGCCAGCTGCTGCAGAGCGAGGCACCAAGAGGGACAACAGGAGCGGCGGCACCCCTCCTGTTGTCCACCCGGAGCCGGAGTATTCGCTCCCCTTCGACACCATCGCTGTGAACACCATGGCCGACATCCTGAAGTCCCATCATGCTCACAGACCTGAGTCCGGCGCCGACCCGCTCTACGACAGCATCGATGAGATGAAGATCAGGAACATCTTCACAAGTGATGCCACTGCCACCGCCGCCACCGGGCCAACATACGGAAAGATTGAGCACATCTACGATGAGCCCGAAGGCTGCGCCATCCCCACCGCCACAGAGAAACCTCCCACCTCGTTGTACGACGACCCCGAAGAGATGAGAGGAGACGCCTGGAGGATTATGGGTACCCCTGCTGACCCTAAAGGTCATGAGTACCCATACAACCCTCGGGTGGACGACTACGCCGTTCCCAAACGAGCCAAGAGGGCGATTCCTGTTGCACAAAGCactgatgaagaggaagaagaagggagggaggagccacagggggaggaggaagaggaggagcagagggaggagcagCAGGATTCACCGTACAACAACGTGATGGTGAAGATGGTGTAG
- the dok2 gene encoding docking protein 2 isoform X2 gives MEEDIRKKGMLYLQQQRFGKKWKRVWCVLYRESSCSISRLEFFECKDGGSVEKSDKSLRKQQEHKKVIRLADCIRVSEVEMDGCPRDTGPFLIETTEKIYVFAADRLQLDDWTHKLCEIAFPMKWTEHGVKRGSLQRGHRVEEEEGMEDNSLYSGRETVRDFRVCVRRTEASDRCRLKGDGFLRADVDALFLMDKSGDVVYSWPYRYLRRFGRDKSTFSFEAGRRCDSGEGSFEFDTKQGNFLFQAVEAAINLQRISLPQRQTSGGGQLSPETPQDMSLPPLPLNPPLAQSRTPPLPQPRSHVPHPPAAQAADGVYSMVTETPNNQMIHHKDKESSSSSQQQQRPQMSRLEPPVDKVLTGVKSLTLDTRGVPIPRKNQVKMISSCPLPHAGPEPGPHSALGPGSKLDQMYSQITLPAAAERGTKRDNRSGGTPPVVHPEPEYSLPFDTIAVNTMADILKSHHAHRPESGADPLYDSIDEMKIRNIFTSDATATAATGPTYGKIEHIYDEPEGCAIPTATEKPPTSLYDDPEEMRGDAWRIMGTPADPKGHEYPYNPRVDDYAVPKRAKRAIPVAQSTDEEEEEGREEPQGEEEEEEQREEQQDSPYNNVMVKMV, from the exons ATGGAGGAGGACATCAGGAAGAAGGGGATGCtgtacctgcagcagcagaggtttGGAAAG aagtgGAAGCGTGTGTGGTGCGTCCTGTACAGAGAGAGTTCCTGTTCGATTTCCAGACTGGAGTTCTTTGAGTGTAAAGATGGAGGCAGTGTGGAGAAGAGCGACAAGAGTCTACGCAAACAGCAGGAGCACAAGAAG GTGATCCGTCTGGCGGACTGTATCCGGGTGTCTGAGGTGGAGATGGACGGATGTCCCAGAGACACGGGACCCTTCCTGATCGAGACCACAGAGAAAATCTACGTGTTCGCCGCAGACCGACTGCAACTGGACGACTGGACACACAAACTGTGTGAGATCGCCTTCCCT atgaagtGGACAGAGCACGGGGTGAAGAGAGGCAGCCTgcagagaggacacagagtggaggaagaggaggggatggAGGACAACTCACTGTACAGCGGCAGAGAGACAg tGCGTGACTTCAGAGTGTGTGTTCGGAGGACGGAGGCGTCCGATCGCTGCAGGCTGAAGGGAGACGGGTTCCTGCGAGCAGATGTGGACGCTCTCTTCCTGATGGACAAGAGCGGTGACGTGGTGTACTCCTGGCCGTACAGATACCTGCGCCGCTTTGGACGAGACAag TCCACCTTCTCCTTTGAGGCTGGCCGGCGGTGCGACTCCGGCGAGGGCAGCTTTGAGTTCGACACCAAGCAGGGGAACTTCCTGTTTCAGGCGGTGGAGGCCGCCATCAACCTGCAGAGGATCTCCCTGCCCCAGAGGCAGACGTCCGGGGGGGGCCAGCTGAGTCCAGAGACCCCCCAGGACATGAGCCTGCCCCCCCTGCCCCTCAACCCGCCCCTGGCCCAGAGCAGGACGCCACCGCTGCCTCAGCCACGCAGCCATGTCCCACATCCCCCTGCTGCTCAG GCAGCCGACGGCGTGTACAGCATGGTGACTGAAACTCCAAACAACCAGATGATTCatcacaaagacaaagagagctcctcttcctcacagcagcagcagcgcccCCAGATG TCTCGTCTGGAGCCTCCGGTCGACAAAGTGCTGACGGGTGTGAAGAGTTTGACCTTGGACACTCGTGGCGTCCCCATCCCGCGTAAGAACCAGGTCAAGATGATCTCCAGCTGTCCTCTGCCTCACGCCGGCCCCGAGCCCGGCCCCCACTCAGCCCTGGGCCCCGGCTCCAAACTGGACCAGATGTACTCCCAGATCACCCTGCCAGCTGCTGCAGAGCGAGGCACCAAGAGGGACAACAGGAGCGGCGGCACCCCTCCTGTTGTCCACCCGGAGCCGGAGTATTCGCTCCCCTTCGACACCATCGCTGTGAACACCATGGCCGACATCCTGAAGTCCCATCATGCTCACAGACCTGAGTCCGGCGCCGACCCGCTCTACGACAGCATCGATGAGATGAAGATCAGGAACATCTTCACAAGTGATGCCACTGCCACCGCCGCCACCGGGCCAACATACGGAAAGATTGAGCACATCTACGATGAGCCCGAAGGCTGCGCCATCCCCACCGCCACAGAGAAACCTCCCACCTCGTTGTACGACGACCCCGAAGAGATGAGAGGAGACGCCTGGAGGATTATGGGTACCCCTGCTGACCCTAAAGGTCATGAGTACCCATACAACCCTCGGGTGGACGACTACGCCGTTCCCAAACGAGCCAAGAGGGCGATTCCTGTTGCACAAAGCactgatgaagaggaagaagaagggagggaggagccacagggggaggaggaagaggaggagcagagggaggagcagCAGGATTCACCGTACAACAACGTGATGGTGAAGATGGTGTAG
- the dok2 gene encoding uncharacterized protein dok2 isoform X3 has product MMMNCRKVEIRKGSMWRLTAGNRQTGGNTQLDVIAGKHHTATGRHTHQRRRGRTRGWGLKAVVRDFRVCVRRTEASDRCRLKGDGFLRADVDALFLMDKSGDVVYSWPYRYLRRFGRDKSTFSFEAGRRCDSGEGSFEFDTKQGNFLFQAVEAAINLQRISLPQRQTSGGGQLSPETPQDMSLPPLPLNPPLAQSRTPPLPQPRSHVPHPPAAQAADGVYSMVTETPNNQMIHHKDKESSSSSQQQQRPQMSRLEPPVDKVLTGVKSLTLDTRGVPIPRKNQVKMISSCPLPHAGPEPGPHSALGPGSKLDQMYSQITLPAAAERGTKRDNRSGGTPPVVHPEPEYSLPFDTIAVNTMADILKSHHAHRPESGADPLYDSIDEMKIRNIFTSDATATAATGPTYGKIEHIYDEPEGCAIPTATEKPPTSLYDDPEEMRGDAWRIMGTPADPKGHEYPYNPRVDDYAVPKRAKRAIPVAQSTDEEEEEGREEPQGEEEEEEQREEQQDSPYNNVMVKMV; this is encoded by the exons ATGATGATGAATTGCAGGAAAGTAGAGATCAGAAAAGGCAGCATGTGGCGTCTCACAGCAggcaacagacagacaggtggaaaCACTCAGTTAGACGTCATAGCaggaaaacaccacacagccactggcagacacacacaccaaagaCGCAGAGGCAGGACTCGTGGTTGGGGACTGAAGGCTG tagtGCGTGACTTCAGAGTGTGTGTTCGGAGGACGGAGGCGTCCGATCGCTGCAGGCTGAAGGGAGACGGGTTCCTGCGAGCAGATGTGGACGCTCTCTTCCTGATGGACAAGAGCGGTGACGTGGTGTACTCCTGGCCGTACAGATACCTGCGCCGCTTTGGACGAGACAag TCCACCTTCTCCTTTGAGGCTGGCCGGCGGTGCGACTCCGGCGAGGGCAGCTTTGAGTTCGACACCAAGCAGGGGAACTTCCTGTTTCAGGCGGTGGAGGCCGCCATCAACCTGCAGAGGATCTCCCTGCCCCAGAGGCAGACGTCCGGGGGGGGCCAGCTGAGTCCAGAGACCCCCCAGGACATGAGCCTGCCCCCCCTGCCCCTCAACCCGCCCCTGGCCCAGAGCAGGACGCCACCGCTGCCTCAGCCACGCAGCCATGTCCCACATCCCCCTGCTGCTCAG GCAGCCGACGGCGTGTACAGCATGGTGACTGAAACTCCAAACAACCAGATGATTCatcacaaagacaaagagagctcctcttcctcacagcagcagcagcgcccCCAGATG TCTCGTCTGGAGCCTCCGGTCGACAAAGTGCTGACGGGTGTGAAGAGTTTGACCTTGGACACTCGTGGCGTCCCCATCCCGCGTAAGAACCAGGTCAAGATGATCTCCAGCTGTCCTCTGCCTCACGCCGGCCCCGAGCCCGGCCCCCACTCAGCCCTGGGCCCCGGCTCCAAACTGGACCAGATGTACTCCCAGATCACCCTGCCAGCTGCTGCAGAGCGAGGCACCAAGAGGGACAACAGGAGCGGCGGCACCCCTCCTGTTGTCCACCCGGAGCCGGAGTATTCGCTCCCCTTCGACACCATCGCTGTGAACACCATGGCCGACATCCTGAAGTCCCATCATGCTCACAGACCTGAGTCCGGCGCCGACCCGCTCTACGACAGCATCGATGAGATGAAGATCAGGAACATCTTCACAAGTGATGCCACTGCCACCGCCGCCACCGGGCCAACATACGGAAAGATTGAGCACATCTACGATGAGCCCGAAGGCTGCGCCATCCCCACCGCCACAGAGAAACCTCCCACCTCGTTGTACGACGACCCCGAAGAGATGAGAGGAGACGCCTGGAGGATTATGGGTACCCCTGCTGACCCTAAAGGTCATGAGTACCCATACAACCCTCGGGTGGACGACTACGCCGTTCCCAAACGAGCCAAGAGGGCGATTCCTGTTGCACAAAGCactgatgaagaggaagaagaagggagggaggagccacagggggaggaggaagaggaggagcagagggaggagcagCAGGATTCACCGTACAACAACGTGATGGTGAAGATGGTGTAG